A single genomic interval of Trachemys scripta elegans isolate TJP31775 chromosome 3, CAS_Tse_1.0, whole genome shotgun sequence harbors:
- the LRATD1 gene encoding protein LRATD1 isoform X1, which produces MGNQLDRITHLNYSELPTGDPSGIEKDELRVGVAYFFSDEEEDLDERGQQDKYSVKGSSSPGQETPTHHHQLVLNETQFSAFRGQECIFSKVSSGPQAGDLRVFSVSALPALSKPGDLLELLYLGPSDHPPPPPHWAVYVGSGQIIHLHQGQIRQDSLYEAGAGNVGRVVNSWYRYRPLVAELVVQNACGHLGLKSDEICWTNSESFAAWCRFGKREFKAGGELQAAAGTQHQQQYYLKIHLAENKVHTVRFHSLEDLIREKRRIDASGKLRVIKDLAIVDGKE; this is translated from the coding sequence ATGGGAAATCAACTGGATCGCATCACCCACCTGAATTACAGCGAATTGCCGACCGGAGACCCCTCGGGGATCGAAAAGGACGAGCTGCGGGTCGGGGTGGCTTACTTCTTCTCGGATGAGGAGGAGGACCTGGACGAGCGAGGCCAGCAGGACAAATACAGCGTGAAGGGCTCCAGCAGCCCTGGGCAGGAgacccccacccaccaccaccaactGGTACTGAACGAGACCCAGTTCTCCGCCTTCCGTGGACAGGAATGCATCTTCTCCAAAGTCAGCAGCGGCCCCCAGGCTGGGGACCTGCGCGTCTTCTCGGTCTCGGCCCTGCCTGCCCTCAGCAAGCCGGGAGACTTGCTGGAGCTGCTCTACCTGGGGCCATCCgaccacccacccccacccccgcactgGGCAGTCTATGTGGGCAGCGGGCAGATCATCCACCTGCACCAGGGCCAGATCCGCCAGGACAGCTTGTACGAGGCGGGCGCTGGCAACGTGGGCCGGGTGGTGAATAGCTGGTACCGCTACCGCCCCCTGGTGGCAGAGCTGGTGGTGCAGAACGCCTGCgggcacctgggtttaaaaagCGACGAGATCTGCTGGACTAACTCGGAGAGCTTTGCCGCCTGGTGCCGGTTCGGGAAAAGGGAGTTCAAAGCCGGGGGGGAGCTGCAGGCTGCTGCCGGCACCCAGCACCAGCAGCAATACTATCTCAAGATCCACCTGGCTGAGAACAAGGTGCACACGGTGCGATTCCACAGCCTGGAGGATCTAATAAGGGAGAAGCGCAGGATCGATGCCAGTGGCAAACTGAGAGTGATCAAAGACCTGGCTATAGTGGATGGGAAAGAGTAA
- the LRATD1 gene encoding protein LRATD1 isoform X2, which produces MSSARGGCRAREPPVLRLAGAGGSPERSGAVQGKAERVQRAGAGARGGAGGAGDDAAHLLCGSHGDKKSLRELGAWLERGDHGELPTGDPSGIEKDELRVGVAYFFSDEEEDLDERGQQDKYSVKGSSSPGQETPTHHHQLVLNETQFSAFRGQECIFSKVSSGPQAGDLRVFSVSALPALSKPGDLLELLYLGPSDHPPPPPHWAVYVGSGQIIHLHQGQIRQDSLYEAGAGNVGRVVNSWYRYRPLVAELVVQNACGHLGLKSDEICWTNSESFAAWCRFGKREFKAGGELQAAAGTQHQQQYYLKIHLAENKVHTVRFHSLEDLIREKRRIDASGKLRVIKDLAIVDGKE; this is translated from the exons ATGAGCTCCGCACGGGGCGGGTGCAGGGCTCGGGAGCCGCCGGTACTTAGACTCGCCGGTGCTGGGGGCAGCCCAGAGCGGAGCGGGGCTGTCCAGGGAAAGGCAGAACGCGTCCAAAGAGCTGGAGCCGGGGctcggggaggggcagggggcgccGGGGATGACGCTGCTCACCTGCTCTGCGGCTCCCATGGGGACAAGAAGTCTTTAAGGGAGTTGGGCGCTTGGCTGGAGCGGGGCGATCACGG CGAATTGCCGACCGGAGACCCCTCGGGGATCGAAAAGGACGAGCTGCGGGTCGGGGTGGCTTACTTCTTCTCGGATGAGGAGGAGGACCTGGACGAGCGAGGCCAGCAGGACAAATACAGCGTGAAGGGCTCCAGCAGCCCTGGGCAGGAgacccccacccaccaccaccaactGGTACTGAACGAGACCCAGTTCTCCGCCTTCCGTGGACAGGAATGCATCTTCTCCAAAGTCAGCAGCGGCCCCCAGGCTGGGGACCTGCGCGTCTTCTCGGTCTCGGCCCTGCCTGCCCTCAGCAAGCCGGGAGACTTGCTGGAGCTGCTCTACCTGGGGCCATCCgaccacccacccccacccccgcactgGGCAGTCTATGTGGGCAGCGGGCAGATCATCCACCTGCACCAGGGCCAGATCCGCCAGGACAGCTTGTACGAGGCGGGCGCTGGCAACGTGGGCCGGGTGGTGAATAGCTGGTACCGCTACCGCCCCCTGGTGGCAGAGCTGGTGGTGCAGAACGCCTGCgggcacctgggtttaaaaagCGACGAGATCTGCTGGACTAACTCGGAGAGCTTTGCCGCCTGGTGCCGGTTCGGGAAAAGGGAGTTCAAAGCCGGGGGGGAGCTGCAGGCTGCTGCCGGCACCCAGCACCAGCAGCAATACTATCTCAAGATCCACCTGGCTGAGAACAAGGTGCACACGGTGCGATTCCACAGCCTGGAGGATCTAATAAGGGAGAAGCGCAGGATCGATGCCAGTGGCAAACTGAGAGTGATCAAAGACCTGGCTATAGTGGATGGGAAAGAGTAA